From Nitrospira sp., one genomic window encodes:
- the folK gene encoding 2-amino-4-hydroxy-6-hydroxymethyldihydropteridine diphosphokinase, giving the protein MSASIFIGFGSNRGDRADLCDRAVTLISLLPNSQLLGISSIYETEPVDDAGAPGDGWFLNGVVQLKTNITPQSLHAVCCEIEKALGRDPEHRSGPRTMDLDVLFYRDWTVQDAGLTIPHPRLHLRRFVLEPLVELAPSFFHPVLKQTVAALLEKLEDSHRVRKMTPQPIRTTERVLPLASSSDHS; this is encoded by the coding sequence GTGAGCGCCAGCATCTTCATCGGGTTCGGATCCAACCGAGGCGATCGGGCGGATTTGTGCGACCGGGCGGTGACGCTGATAAGCCTGCTACCGAATTCGCAGTTGCTTGGGATCTCGTCGATCTATGAAACAGAGCCGGTGGATGATGCCGGTGCGCCAGGGGACGGCTGGTTTTTGAACGGGGTCGTGCAGCTCAAGACGAATATCACACCGCAGAGCCTGCACGCGGTCTGCTGTGAGATCGAAAAGGCCCTTGGCCGCGACCCGGAGCATCGCTCGGGCCCACGCACAATGGATTTGGACGTTCTGTTTTATCGGGACTGGACAGTTCAGGATGCCGGGCTGACCATTCCTCACCCGCGCCTGCATTTGCGGCGGTTCGTGCTGGAGCCGCTGGTGGAATTGGCGCCGAGCTTTTTCCATCCGGTCCTAAAGCAGACGGTCGCCGCGCTGCTGGAGAAACTTGAGGACTCGCACCGTGTTCGCAAGATGACGCCGCAACCTATCCGCACCACGGAGCGCGTACTGCCTCTAGCATCAAGCTCAGACCATTCATGA